A single region of the Massilia sp. erpn genome encodes:
- a CDS encoding TonB-dependent siderophore receptor: protein MIPFRSNHAISLRPLVATIAALCAPGVWAQQTEVMPTVTVQGKASHEGLSLASESATASRLNLTLQELPASAEMLGADTMQARGDLLVKDAVTRTTGLTDTSSPGNGIAYSARGFSGNSAIAQLENGQRPQVGSGTATYPADPWGYEYIEVLRGPGSIVYGSGTTGATINAVRKAPQRKTSIEAMAGIGGGKTLRGGIGATGALGEKGAFRVDAYADRSDGFIDRGQSRRSKILTSVSYALSSNVDLDLSLDHSEQRPRRYFGTPLVEGRIARELRNQNYNVGDADISFKDDKAVARLSWRVSPALSISNELAYMKAHRNWRNVESYAYDAQAKLVERNDYIALQHDQEQTGNRLEARWNAGANRVVAGWETATINFTHTNNSPYGGASTVAPIGFNPGVFDSPDPLRPNFHTDTTTNALYLEDAYSFSDRLLLLAGLRHDRYKVERISLLGAAGFSSKLHANAVRLGLSWKLAADTSLYGQVSSGSDPVTSLLSLNLSNSRYKLTSSRQVEAGIKQSLANGKAEWTAALYRISKDDIITRDPANPALSIQGGSQSSRGAEVSASVALASAWRLEANAAYTDAQFDQLIESSKISRAGKRPANVPKISSNLWLNYRSEGWRAAIGARYVGERYIDNGNTQALPAYTTLDASLGWNVNRNLRVQLNLRNLTDKLYATTSYSDSQYLLGDRRHVELSAQWRY from the coding sequence ATGATCCCATTCCGTTCAAACCACGCCATCTCCCTGCGCCCTCTCGTTGCCACCATCGCCGCACTTTGCGCTCCGGGCGTCTGGGCACAGCAAACCGAAGTCATGCCGACTGTGACGGTACAGGGAAAAGCGTCGCACGAAGGACTGAGCCTGGCAAGCGAGAGCGCAACGGCCAGCCGCCTGAACCTGACCTTGCAGGAGCTGCCCGCCAGCGCCGAGATGCTCGGTGCCGACACCATGCAGGCACGCGGCGACCTGCTGGTCAAGGATGCGGTCACCCGCACCACCGGCCTGACCGACACCAGCTCTCCTGGCAATGGCATCGCCTATTCTGCGCGCGGCTTCAGCGGCAATAGCGCCATTGCGCAGCTGGAAAACGGCCAGCGTCCGCAAGTCGGTTCGGGAACGGCAACCTATCCAGCCGATCCCTGGGGCTACGAATATATCGAAGTGCTGCGCGGTCCAGGCTCGATCGTCTACGGCAGCGGCACCACCGGCGCCACCATCAACGCCGTGCGCAAAGCGCCGCAGCGCAAAACCAGCATCGAGGCAATGGCTGGCATCGGCGGCGGCAAGACACTGCGCGGCGGCATTGGCGCCACCGGCGCCCTGGGCGAAAAGGGCGCGTTCCGCGTCGACGCCTACGCCGACCGCAGCGACGGCTTTATCGATCGCGGCCAGTCCCGCCGCAGCAAGATTCTGACCAGCGTGAGCTATGCGCTAAGCTCAAACGTCGACCTTGACCTCTCGCTCGACCACTCGGAACAACGGCCGCGGCGCTATTTCGGCACGCCCCTGGTCGAGGGCCGCATCGCGCGCGAACTGCGCAACCAGAACTACAACGTGGGCGACGCCGACATCTCGTTCAAAGACGACAAGGCGGTTGCCCGCCTGAGCTGGCGTGTAAGCCCGGCACTCAGCATCAGCAACGAACTGGCCTATATGAAGGCGCATCGCAACTGGCGCAATGTGGAAAGCTATGCCTACGACGCGCAAGCCAAGCTCGTCGAACGCAACGACTACATCGCCCTTCAGCACGACCAGGAACAAACCGGCAATCGTCTCGAAGCGCGCTGGAACGCCGGCGCCAACCGCGTCGTCGCCGGATGGGAGACGGCCACCATCAACTTCACGCACACCAATAACTCGCCATATGGCGGCGCATCCACGGTGGCGCCGATTGGCTTCAACCCCGGCGTATTCGACAGCCCGGACCCGCTGCGGCCGAACTTCCACACCGACACCACCACCAATGCGCTGTACCTTGAGGATGCCTATAGCTTCAGCGACCGCTTGCTGCTCCTGGCCGGCCTGCGCCATGACCGATACAAGGTCGAGCGCATCAGCCTGCTGGGCGCAGCGGGCTTCAGCTCCAAACTGCATGCAAACGCTGTGCGTCTCGGCCTGAGCTGGAAGCTCGCCGCCGACACCTCCCTGTATGGACAGGTCAGCAGCGGCAGCGACCCGGTCACTAGCCTGCTGTCGCTCAATCTGTCCAACAGCCGCTACAAGCTGACCAGTTCGCGCCAGGTCGAGGCCGGCATCAAGCAATCGCTGGCGAACGGCAAGGCGGAGTGGACTGCAGCCCTGTACCGCATCAGCAAGGACGACATCATCACCCGCGATCCCGCCAATCCGGCGCTGTCGATCCAGGGCGGTTCGCAATCGTCGCGCGGCGCCGAAGTCAGTGCCAGCGTCGCGCTGGCGTCTGCCTGGCGCCTGGAAGCGAACGCCGCGTACACGGACGCCCAGTTCGACCAGCTGATTGAAAGCAGCAAGATCTCGCGCGCCGGCAAGCGTCCTGCCAATGTCCCGAAAATCTCGTCCAACCTGTGGCTCAACTACCGTAGCGAGGGCTGGCGTGCCGCAATCGGCGCGCGCTACGTCGGCGAACGCTATATCGACAATGGCAACACGCAGGCACTGCCGGCTTACACCACGCTGGATGCATCGCTGGGCTGGAACGTCAACCGCAACCTGCGGGTGCAGCTGAACTTGCGCAATCTGACCGACAAGCTGTACGCCACCACCTCGTACAGCGATAGCCAGTACCTGCTGGGCGACCGCCGCCATGTCGAGCTGAGCGCCCAGTGGCGCTACTGA
- a CDS encoding PepSY domain-containing protein: MALLIAGAMGSWKRQLHLLHRWLGIGIGLLVLLWFGSGIVMMYVPYPKLSEQERMAWLPALDAAQVKVSAWDAWQATTQPGVPGAVKLNTVAGRPAYHFVSNGRWSSVWADTGAALHVTETMVQAAARSAVPAATAWSVEQIDQDQWTFGAVKTHRPLYRLEADDAAGSVLYVSGRTGELVRDTTRSERAWNWAGSVIHWIYFTPLRTHGEPWRQVVMWTSGAAFLLVMAGMVLGIQRLRLRQPYASGRRSPYRGWQAWHHWLGLGIGTLTLTWLFSGWLSVTPFDWLSSPGLTAKDRLAFAGGPLNQEDLSVALAPAIRARPGLLELEWRRVGGKLYFSALERTGRSLLSTDSGAVLPSISNEVLLLAVRATRPDVPLLAVDRLTSGDSYYYSHHADRPFPVLRAQFKLADETAFYIDPAQGTLVGYADHNSKWNRWLFSGLHQLDFAAGLRTRPIWDVMVASLSILGAMLSISGLVLGWRRLSKRRPRLQQR; this comes from the coding sequence GTGGCGCTACTGATCGCCGGCGCCATGGGTTCCTGGAAGCGCCAGCTGCACCTGCTGCACCGCTGGCTGGGTATAGGCATCGGCTTGCTGGTGCTGCTGTGGTTCGGGTCCGGCATCGTGATGATGTATGTGCCGTATCCGAAGCTCAGCGAGCAGGAGCGCATGGCCTGGCTCCCAGCGCTCGATGCCGCGCAGGTCAAGGTCAGCGCCTGGGACGCCTGGCAGGCCACCACGCAACCCGGCGTTCCCGGCGCCGTGAAGCTCAACACTGTGGCGGGCCGGCCCGCCTACCACTTCGTGAGCAATGGCCGCTGGTCCTCCGTCTGGGCCGACACCGGCGCCGCCTTGCATGTCACCGAAACCATGGTGCAGGCCGCCGCCCGCAGCGCCGTCCCGGCCGCCACGGCTTGGTCGGTGGAGCAGATCGATCAGGACCAGTGGACTTTTGGCGCAGTCAAAACGCACCGGCCGCTGTACCGCCTTGAAGCGGACGACGCTGCGGGCAGTGTGCTGTACGTGTCGGGACGCACCGGCGAACTGGTGCGTGACACGACGCGCAGCGAACGGGCATGGAACTGGGCCGGCTCGGTCATCCACTGGATTTACTTCACCCCATTGCGTACCCATGGGGAACCCTGGCGCCAGGTGGTGATGTGGACCTCGGGCGCGGCCTTTCTCCTGGTCATGGCGGGCATGGTGCTGGGCATACAGCGGCTCAGGCTGCGTCAGCCCTATGCCAGTGGACGGCGCTCGCCCTATCGCGGCTGGCAGGCCTGGCACCACTGGCTCGGCCTGGGCATCGGTACGCTGACGCTGACCTGGCTGTTCAGCGGCTGGCTCTCCGTCACGCCATTCGACTGGCTGTCGTCGCCGGGCCTGACAGCCAAGGACAGGCTGGCATTCGCAGGCGGCCCGCTGAACCAGGAGGATTTGTCGGTAGCGTTGGCGCCGGCCATCCGCGCACGGCCCGGCCTGCTCGAACTGGAATGGCGGCGGGTAGGCGGCAAGTTGTACTTCAGTGCGCTCGAACGCACCGGACGCAGTCTGCTGAGTACGGATAGTGGCGCTGTGCTGCCGTCGATTTCGAACGAGGTGCTGTTGCTGGCTGTGCGTGCCACACGACCGGACGTTCCGCTTCTGGCAGTTGACCGGCTTACCAGCGGCGACAGCTATTACTACAGCCATCATGCCGACCGCCCCTTCCCTGTTCTGCGTGCACAGTTCAAGTTGGCGGATGAGACGGCCTTCTACATCGACCCTGCGCAGGGGACGCTGGTCGGATATGCCGACCACAACAGCAAGTGGAACCGCTGGCTGTTCAGTGGCTTGCACCAGCTCGATTTTGCCGCCGGCTTGCGTACCCGTCCGATATGGGACGTGATGGTGGCATCGCTGAGCATCCTGGGCGCGATGCTGAGCATAAGCGGACTGGTGTTGGGCTGGCGCCGTCTGAGCAAGCGCCGCCCGAGGCTGCAGCAACGCTGA
- a CDS encoding IclR family transcriptional regulator, whose protein sequence is MSEENDGNSGKQVIARAAAVLRALENQTGGLSLAQIAKGADLPRTTVHRIVAALEAQQLVTSGKGGVKLGPAIVRLAASAHTDVVAVLRPYAEALGRRTRETVDVCVYRGLHAVSVDQYVSDRELRVVSAIGTAYPIHCTAHGKALLADLPNETITGLFDGHLEQRTQNTITDSQRLLIELDTIRENGYGVDIEEHALGVCGIGVTLNTGMTERYAISLGVPAQRFAEHKSALLSALMQCKAEVEAVIGA, encoded by the coding sequence ATGAGCGAAGAAAATGATGGAAATAGCGGGAAGCAAGTGATTGCACGTGCCGCTGCAGTGTTACGCGCGCTGGAGAATCAAACCGGCGGATTAAGCTTGGCGCAGATTGCGAAGGGCGCCGATCTCCCTCGCACCACGGTCCATCGCATTGTGGCTGCGCTGGAAGCGCAACAGCTGGTCACCAGCGGCAAGGGGGGCGTGAAATTGGGGCCGGCGATCGTCCGACTTGCCGCTTCCGCCCATACGGACGTCGTTGCAGTCTTGCGCCCATATGCCGAAGCACTCGGACGTCGTACCAGGGAAACGGTAGATGTTTGTGTCTATCGTGGCTTGCACGCCGTATCTGTGGACCAATACGTCTCTGATCGGGAACTGCGCGTAGTGTCGGCGATAGGAACGGCCTATCCGATCCACTGTACTGCGCACGGTAAAGCCTTGCTTGCGGATCTGCCCAACGAAACAATCACCGGACTCTTTGACGGTCACTTGGAACAGCGGACGCAAAATACCATCACTGATAGCCAGCGCCTGCTCATCGAACTCGATACGATCAGGGAGAACGGTTACGGTGTCGATATCGAGGAACACGCCTTGGGAGTGTGCGGTATAGGGGTTACCCTAAACACGGGAATGACTGAGCGATACGCTATTTCATTGGGCGTGCCAGCGCAACGATTCGCCGAGCATAAAAGTGCGCTGCTCTCCGCGCTCATGCAATGCAAGGCAGAAGTCGAGGCGGTCATTGGCGCCTAA
- a CDS encoding DAPG hydrolase family protein: MNMISRRKLLTTTPLLAAGAMLTTGMPTKLLAAATTAKDAVQPGDKTLVTYFQVPMQKRWPINKKLVQAKPYAKYFQKDLVVPVEMVEALEKGPLPKEWIIPPTVTGLKTMMQTFGQAPVSGYALVEEGPLAYAQSRHVFPGVTAKMFEWWFCWHPLESERYMLWFPYAHIHNSVKDPKRLADTRLSYGERLYGNPNHITEYIGGMFLDGVISFDDPAAFGVDRTLIEKEGFTFNASGIISPWDAPDTPLVLMIHLARDTPAGLEMINRYWIGTHESFDRFKKFPGGARLSKALTKKMGLDKAALENFAYEMALHDMTEFTCLGKFLADIYKENNPKA; the protein is encoded by the coding sequence ATGAACATGATTTCGCGTAGAAAACTGCTGACCACCACGCCTCTGCTGGCCGCCGGCGCCATGCTGACTACCGGTATGCCAACCAAGCTGTTGGCCGCAGCGACAACGGCAAAAGACGCTGTTCAGCCCGGAGACAAAACGCTGGTTACCTACTTCCAGGTTCCAATGCAAAAGCGCTGGCCGATCAACAAAAAACTGGTGCAGGCCAAGCCATACGCGAAGTACTTCCAGAAAGATCTGGTGGTGCCTGTCGAGATGGTTGAAGCACTGGAAAAAGGCCCGCTGCCGAAAGAGTGGATCATTCCGCCAACCGTCACTGGTCTAAAAACAATGATGCAGACGTTTGGGCAGGCACCTGTATCCGGCTATGCCTTGGTTGAAGAAGGTCCGCTGGCCTACGCACAAAGCCGCCACGTCTTCCCGGGTGTTACCGCCAAGATGTTCGAATGGTGGTTCTGCTGGCATCCGCTGGAAAGCGAACGCTATATGCTGTGGTTCCCCTACGCTCACATTCACAACTCGGTGAAAGATCCAAAGCGTCTGGCCGATACCCGCTTGAGCTACGGTGAGCGCCTATATGGCAACCCTAACCACATTACCGAATACATCGGCGGCATGTTTCTCGATGGTGTGATCAGCTTCGATGATCCAGCCGCCTTCGGCGTGGACAGAACCCTGATCGAAAAAGAAGGTTTCACTTTCAACGCCAGCGGCATCATCTCGCCGTGGGACGCGCCTGATACGCCGCTGGTGCTCATGATTCACTTGGCCCGCGATACTCCGGCCGGCCTGGAAATGATCAACCGCTACTGGATCGGCACCCACGAATCCTTCGATCGCTTCAAGAAATTCCCTGGCGGCGCGCGCCTGTCAAAAGCGCTGACGAAGAAAATGGGGTTGGACAAGGCTGCGCTGGAAAACTTCGCTTATGAGATGGCCCTTCACGACATGACGGAATTCACCTGCCTGGGCAAATTCCTGGCCGACATCTACAAAGAAAACAACCCTAAAGCTTAG